AAGCAAACAATGCAGcctattatattttatttaattattttatgtttatagcCCATTTCTGCAAGTATCAACTTATTATTATGACACTTgtcattataaaaattataaaccgTCTTTATAAAGATAActataactttaattttactattttatataaataagttttacatGTTAACATCATGTCAAGCTCTTCAGTTTTAAGTTGTTGTTTTAACTAAACTAACCAAGTCTTCAAAACATTAATCGGCTTTTCTAGTCATCCTCTTCAGTTTTGagtgttttatttgaatataaatttacctttttataagaataaatcttaaaactaaaaatccTTTTCTAAAACAGCCGAATACAATCAAAACGGATTTTAATGGGCttataatttttgtgaaaatgtCTTTTCGCGTTACTATAAAAGTGAAAGGCAGCTCTGACTTATGGACAAACTCCTGCACATTGTACTGATTAACTTTTACCTCACTTTTTAAAGAAACTTTATAACTCAGGTTTAATATTTAGTAACTCTCTCGGCTAACCAACCGCATTTCTTACAAAACACTGAGTGAGTGTGAGTTGCGAAGTGCCATCATGACTTCCAGACTTTAGTCCTGTTCGGCACACAGCCTGGCTGCCCTGAAGTTACCGCTTACAGCAAGGACATCAACAACGCCGTAACGAGGTTCATGTTTAATGGCCGTGCAGAGcccttcgtccttcgtccttcgcGTGGAGTAAGGTGTTGCTGTGCCGGAGCGGATCGGATCGggttggggggggggggctaTATCCAGAGTCCTGTCGGGTGTCAGGGCAAACAAATGCAGCTACAAAGGCAGCACAAAAGACATGCACTAATATCGTGCTGGCCCAACTGTCCGTGTTGCATTTCCCCACGCTCCTCTGCCTCTGTGTGCCATGTTTTTGGGCTTACAGCTTGAACCTGACacagaaaattgtattttaatgaCGGAGCATAGCGTCAGTGCCAACGACAGGGACCCGAATGCCAGTGGAGCCCCCATTCAAGACGTTAATAAAGCGACGCACACGCAGCCCAGTGCATGGGTGTAGGGTGTAGGGTGTAGGGTGTAGGGTGTAGGGTGTAGGGTGCAAGGGGGTGGCACTTTCAAAATGAAGTTGTTACTGCCTGAAGTCCGGCTCTCAGGTGGGATGACATTTTTTGGGCGGTCTGTTTGGGCATGGTGCCTGCAGCAGGTGCAACATCAGCAAACCCTCCAGCAAAAGCCCTTTCGTACGTATTCCATTCCAATTGCACTGTTTCGAAGGGATCCTGTGAAGTGCGCTTTCGACTAGCTTTGCATTTTATCAGGACACTCGCCTCTGTCGCTCTGTCGCTCTGTTCCTCTGGTCGTTGTAACATAAGTACACTTGTTTATGCATTGCAGCAGTCATAATTATTGTTAATGGCCATTTGCGTGGCCCTGCTGCACCCGGAGTGCCCTCATCTATCTCTATTGGCAACTCGTGCATAATTGATTAAATCACTATGGGTGCACgattggtttaaatttaaattgtacgCAGTCAGACCAGCGAGCTTAGCTTTGTGTTGGCAAGCAAAAGGATACCATTGGAATAGTCATGTTCTGtcattacaaataataatttcccTTCCATCATCATTTGTTATAATTGGTTGGTTGGTTCTCCTCTTTTTTAAAGCAAGTCAGTGCTATTTTGAAGTGTAACCTAAagtatttgcatttaaaaaggGTTTTCCTGATTGGGTCGACTGATTGGTGTTCCACTTTTATTCtcaagtttttatatattttcttgacctaaaatataaaatttctgACTACATTTATGTACTCTCAGCTAAATTCAATCAGCATTACTGGCATTCTGATTAGACCcgatatttaataaatattttcaatttcagcTGAGGCCGTGGAAAAGGAAAATCAAAGCGGTGACGAGAAGGACGAAGACGATGACTTGGATAACGAGGAATTCGAAGAGCAGGGTAAGACTCAACAGCACTCAGCGCATAAATCTGtgataaatatgaaaataatttgagGAAATTTCAACTAATAAATGGCATTTGCCTGTTATCCAACCCCCTTTTCCACACCCCTCCCTTGCAGATAATGGACTCACCGAGAAAACGTTCAAATTTGATGATATCGCTCGCAGGTAAATGGGCCTATACCAAGGACCCCAAACTCATAAAGTTTTCGAATCAAGGCCAACCGCTTGGACACTTTACCATTTACGAAATATAATATAGGAACGGGAAGGGAGAGGGTGCTTAAATTTTAACGCTGTTATTTGAAAAGTTATCATGGTCCCTCGCTCGGTTGGTCGGCGGTTTTGTGCTGATGGTCGTGttgaaaattgtaattgtgtttttaattgaaaggcAGACCAGAGTCAGTGCTCGTGGCTACTAATTAAGGATTAGTGTCAGAAATTACTTGTGCCAAAAGTTTTATGGCCGCGAACTCGAACTGGGAACCGGCGCACACAGATGCCGCGGGCAGCTTAGAAAGGCAGCACAGCATCCCAACCAGCAgcaaccagcagcagcaacatcagcagcacggcagcaacaacagcacaCCCTGCCAcaacaattataataaaatgaCGTCAAGTTGGTTCGCCCGTTGTATTTTAATTGCGCTgccattgttgctgctgttgtttcGATTGTTTCTAAAACTTTTGCACCGAGTGTAGAACATTTGCGGTCCCGATGGTCGATTCTGTTTCGGGTTGGCTGGCTGGATAAACTCTTAAATCataattagttaaatttaGCATAATCTAATTGGAGTTTGGTTTATAATGGCCGTTTTCGTCTGTGTTCTTATCCGACCCCTTTAGATTGCTGAATCCGAAAATCGTTCGCGCCTGCACATTAGTGTTATCTGATTGGGCAGATATACCGACCCGATCCTTGAAGGCGGCAGTAACTATTCTACATCGCATCGCCTACGGCTGCAAGTGTGCGGGAATGCTTTTCCAGGTGAGTGAGAAATTATATTATAGCTTACTTATAAACAAAACTGTttcaactaatttaaaaagagTTATTTAGTTATccgtttttattaaatttcaaggGATGTTTTGCTTAGGTTTAAGTTTACTTGCTGTCCAACACCAAAATGCAATTGTTGAACTCTGAATGGTTCCCTTTTCAAACCTATTTAAGGGACCTGCACATAAATCAAAGTCAAACGCAAAAAACAAATGCCACAGCTTAGCTGCCGctcattttctttttggtctctttcttttactGTCGCtgctttcatttcatttttatggtAATTTGTACAAATTAAGCGGACCTTTTTTCTATTTGTCCAAAGCCACAAACGCTATTTACTGCTCCTCGCGtacgtatatatattttttttcaagcgGGTTCGGCGGTGGGCTCATTGGGTTTCCCTTCGGCTCCTCCGCTGTCAGCtggaatttgaaatttttaagccTTTCACGCGTTGCCTTGGGCCACAGCATCGGTTGGGTTCTATAGCGACTCAAGTATTCAAATGTCTGTGTTTGAGCTTCAGTTGGCACTGTCCCTTGGGAAGAGTCCAACGCGATTGTCTTCAAGTTGGGCATTAAAGATATTTGCCGGATTTAGTTGATGATTTtacttgaaatttaatatgacCTTGTCGATTTCCCAGCCCATTCGAGTTTTAATGGGACATTCTTAGTTTTTAATGGGAAATTAAAGCGACATTGgtttattattacaaaaagGTTGTTACTTATATTTGTAATccaaaccatttttatttggtttttactcTGATgacttatttattaaataaataaaaatgtgggCTTGCTATATTGCAATTTTATCAATATCAATGTTCTTCCCGATTGTTcactttaaaatactttgtaatagagcatttaattttgtacctGGCACCAAGTGCTTTCACTTCTCTCCGGATTTCTTTTCAACTGCTTATGCTGCTTTTCACGGCTGgcaattaaacttttctttcGGGGCAGAGTTCATAAATCACATTCAGCAGCAGGCTGCGCGGCCTTCGCTCTCCCATCCACCAGGCTTTTCCCGTTTTCATCGGCTTAAAGCGATGGTTAAAGCCTTGGGTTTTGGGGCCATCGAGATCGCATGCAACCACTGCAGAGTCGCTGGAGAATGGCTAATCACTGGAGCGGCCAAAAATGGCATCGCTTTCGGGGGACAAAGCCGATGTCGAGTGTCTCTGCATAGGTCTCCGCAGTCCATCTCGCGTCCCTCTGCTCAGACGACGGGATTCCCTATCAGCGTCATCTAAGCCGGCTCAATGTCTGCTGTGCACAAGCTACGATTAAAAGGACGACACtgacgatggcgatggcgatgacgatgacgagaATGAGGAACTGAGCACTGCGAAAAAACGTCCATCCAAATCCAATAAGTTTTACTGCTTGACCAAAAAGTTTCCCTAATTGAAAGGAAAAAAGTGTGCATCGAAATTAAAACTTAGTTCTTAGCTATTgaataaattacaaaagacaaaaaatgtttaaaaaggaTTTTGTATTTACCCAAGcttaaaaaatgtgaatataTGCTAAGTTGACATAAGTTTgacttcaaattaaatattcaaaatggAGCGAActtttaagtattaaatattGTAGTTTCTTCACAGCtaaaaaaatcgttaaaatGTTTAAGGCAAGTGCGAACTGATTTATAGATCTTTAACAAAgtaattttccaatttttttcgaaataacAGTATTCCAATAGTGATACAACATgggatttattaaaatgtaaaaatatgtGAAATTTAACAcctattatattaaatatttcttaaaacttaaaaaaaaacgttcttaaataagaaaattattaaaaaaatttgcagATTATAcacaaagttaaaatttatgttcCTTGCGAAGTTACAGTATTTTAATATAGacaatattgaaatttattataacgtaaaagtatttttttaatatatattaaaaaatattggatttgttaaaattaaaaaaaaatttattaaaatgagaaacttttaataaaatctaaaaatggCACGCAGTTAATGTCCAATTTTTACCGAAGTTACAATAATTCCAGTACAGaacgtttattatttttttttaaatgtaacggaaatgtttttaagcttttagATGTAGGCCCTAATTAATATGGTTGCAAAACgttagtgatttttttttttttttgttaatatggGAAAGGTTTTTTGCCCAGTGAACTGCTGCAGCCATCCGTGTTCATGAGGCCATCAAAAGGAGCAGACTGCTGCTTGGCAGCCTGGCcacaagcaaaacaaaagtagCATCATATGCAAAGTCAAAACCACCAATGGGTCTGCGCAATCATAggataaattaaattccaaatacGGACGACGACAGTCGACAACGATACAGGGGCTTTCGGTTGGCTGCCTGAATGGTTGGATGGCAGGGGGTTTTTAGGGTTAGTTGTTGGGGGCTTGGGTGGCGTTTATAAAGTTTTTGCCAACTGCAAATGATATCTTGCTCAGCTCGGCAGAGAGACAACCGCAGGCGGCAACCGCAGAGGAGCAGAGTGATAGAGGACGAGGCGGCGGCTGTTGTGGCTGTCTTGCCAGAAActtttcatttgaatttcaaGCACAACCCGACCAacgcttttccgcttttcccccGTTCCACAGGCCAAGCTGTTTCGCATCTTTCAACAAGTCTTCAGCGTGGAACGTGACGTCCATCAGGAGGAGCTGCGTCGCCTGGCCATCTTCGTAGTGCGCAAATTTGTCGAGGTGGCCCCGACTAATCCTAAAATCTATGCAGAGCTATTATTTTACAAGGGCATCAGGGAGGCAAATGAGCTGGAGTCGGGCTATTGTGACGCCTACGAAGCGTGAGTATGGGTAACTTTGGCATTGTCTCCTCATCGGGGGCTAAAAGGGATGGGCCATCACAATGGCCGCATGATTGACTGAGCCGGGACTTCATCGTCTGTCGTTTAGTTGGCACATGATAAATGATGGCCAGCGGCCAGAGTCAAGTCTCTCCATTGTATTTGCGCACTCCCTGGCGAGTAGTCAAAGGGTCAGATCCTCTGCATGGCAAGTCAAAATCATGGGGAGACACAAAGTCCTGAAGAGTCCTGCCCACATATTCATGGTATTAACTCTCCTTGCAGCGGCACCAAAGGAGCCTGGAGCGAGGAGCAGGAGTCGGAGCTGCGCTTCCTCTTCGAGGAGAACCAGCGCAATCCTGAAACCGATAAGGGTAACTATTGCTAGCTTAGGAATTTAGGAGCAAAAAGCCTATTTAAACCTATTCAATTCGAACATTTTATAACCTTAAACCATAATCTGGCAAAATAGAACTTTGTTTTTGAGAAATaggtaattaattttgtaaatttccCTATTGTCATCAAATATTGCCACTCTAAAGCTTTGCAATAATTTTCTGTAAAGTATAATACCAAATATAGGCTCATTAGGGTGGTCCAAATTTGATTGCAAATTTTAAGGTCTTCCTATCACCCGCTTGTGGCATGCGTTTTGATGCTTTTAAGGCATACCAgaataaatttgttgaaaaaaatgctttaaatggCTTTGAAGTTCATCACTCATACGCACTGTTGTTTCGgttcaaaaatttgtttttatccagttggaatgttttttgttaaactttaaattcagCTATCCAACCAAAAACATTGTGTTGtagttttacatatttaaatctttttaaagcGAGATCAATAagttaatgaaattttttttttaattttaaaaatttggagATGGCTTACATGTCGTATAAAGTAAAATTTGTTGGTTttcgaatacattttttgtgcaCCAAAAACCACTACATTCTATAGTTTCTTAGACCACCCTAAAGCTTCTGTTTTGATCGGCTTTGCGTTCCTGTGCGCATTGCAGCTGTAGATTGGGAAACTCCTCCAGAGACCGATTTAAAACTCGTTTCGCCGTAAATGAATAGAAGCAATCAAAGCTCCGGCACTCGAGCCACTTCAAAAAGTAGCTGGCAGAGAATGGCCAAAAACTGACGGAAAACAACTACCCAATTGTGTGTGCTTTTTCAGATGTGATTGATTGGATTCTGGACAATTTGGCCGACAAGACGCGCAATCGTAGGACTGTCCTGAAGAAGCTGAAGGAATTAGGCCTGCTGTTCAAGGCGCCCACCAAACGTTCGACCAAGTCGGCCCAGGGCGGCAAAAACCTCTGGCAGCCGGAAGAGGATGAGGAGCTAAGGAGCTTATACGATCAGCATCGCATTGAGCCGGGTAAGTGGACAGTCAGTTTGAGTACGCACTGCAGAGGGAAAGACATGAAGCAGGGCCAAATCAAGAGCCTAAGCCAAAATCCAAATCGATTTGATGTTGGGAAAATAATTAGGCAGGccagttttgttttatatcaGTGTCAAAATTAGCTTAGGATAAGTCACTTGCCATTAAGacttcaaaaaatgtatataagaAACATATATCTCAAAtatatcttattttttatttataggcaaatattaaaaatcacaaaaaaaagaaaaattaaaattatcaatatCAGTCAGTTTCTAGCCAAATCGTTttctaaaattgaaaatatagtTGAATAATGTGCAGTTGAAATCTATTAGATGTTGGATAAATAATTAGGCAGGCTAGTTTGGTTTTATATTAGCGTTTTGCTTCCTTccaaaaatgaataaaatcaTATATAAAGTAGCCTAAGATAAGACACTAGCTGTTagtcttaataaatttaaataaaaaaccaattaattaaatatatcaataagGGATTCTggtgttaattaaaaacaattgtttaaaaccacaaaaaaatgataaaacaattaaaattaaacccTTCTctgacattttttaaaaaaaagttaaatgttttttaccGTTAacttgcaataaaaaattaaaggtaaaaactaaagttttttcgtatttattgttttttgtgctATTATTTTCAGACTGCCTGCAGCGTATTGTGCATGAGTTTGCGGATCGGCGCTCCAAGCAGCAGATCATCAAGCGGATGCTTCAGATTCACCTGATTGCGGACAAGTCCGAGATTCTGCCCGCCAAAACCGGAAAAGGGCGTGGCAAGGCTAAGGGCAAGCAGGCAGAGATTGGTGGCGacggcgatggcgatggcgatgagTACGATTTCGTGGAGGAACCCATGTTCGAGGATGAGGGATACAGGAAGCCCAACACCAAGTCCAGGCCCAAAAAAGCCAAGAAGCGACAGGTGGTGCGCACACCCTTGGATGTGGGCACTGTAAGAGCCCTCATCGGCCAGGTAAATGCCGAAAAGTACCAATCCGCCATCGAGTGGCTGCAGGAATGTATCCAAGATGCCAGCGAGGAAACAGAAGAACCAGCCGAGGATGACGATGGCGTTCCTCTGTTGCCTCTAATGCAAGACCAAAAGGATGCCATGGAGGACGGTGATTTCCAGAAGGTTCTGGTTGCCCTGGGAATGCAGCCGCCCATTGCCCAAATGGAAGCCTACTGGCGCATTCCCACCTATCTGAATGCAGCCGACCTAAAAGTGCGATCTAAAATTTTGTCAGGGGAGGAGGTCGACATGGAACCTGAAGACCAGGCTGCAGAAGATGACGAGGAAGTAGGAAGTGAGGAGGATGAGGACTTCCTAGAGAAGCACAGCAGGCAGCGGCAGGAGAACATAttggcccagcagcagcaaaaactaGATAGTCTGATGTTCAATCAAAGCGATGATGAAGCCGAGCAGCGTGCGCCCCCCAAAAGCAAGGCCAAACCCAAGGCCGGCGAAAAGAAGGCCAAGCGAAAAATCAAAGACAAAGCCAAGGAGTCAAAGGACTCCGGCGACGAGGGGACATATAAAACGGAGCGACAGAAACCCAATACGGATGATTTATTTGACCATTTGAGAGCCAAGCGAGCCACTAAAATCAAGCTGGACGATATGGTTCTAAATGAGTCAACAAAGGCCGCTCAAGGGGCGGACGATGATGCATTTAACTTCAACTCGGAGGACTATCGTGCCCGTCTCCTCGAGCTGGAGGATGGTGATGGCGATGAGGATGTGGATGAGGAAAAGCAGGACGAGGATGGCGCTGCCAATGAGGATAAGGAGAACAATACCAATAAGTCCGTGCAGCGTGCACGTCGCGTTAATGTAATTGACTCGGATAGCGACAACGATGATGATGGCGCCTTGCCGGCCGACGACAAGACAAACAAACGCCCACGCAGCGACGACGATCGGGAgaatgaggatgaggatgaggacaaggacagcgacgaggaggcCAACTTTCTGGCTCGCAAAAAACCAGCAAAACCAGTCGATGGGGAGCCGGCCAAGCGGCGACGGTTGGCCATCatcgatgacgatgatgaggatgatttttaatgcattccCGTTCCGCTTTTGATTTTATAGCTCACCGGAATGGAAGCTCGaataaatgtaacttttaatttgcatatcaGCTTTTGTTTGTTCACTTGTCACGTTCGTCAAGAGTGACTACTGTTTTTATGGGTATTGTGCTTCTGGCAGGGAAGAGTATAAATGAAAGTATGCATTTCATTTAGCTTTTATATGTATAAAGTTAAATAGGTACTAAATGGTGGATCTACGAAGGGTATAAAATTAGCAGGTATTTTTATGTAAGGAGCATTAGAAAATGTATCACATTTATTGCAATATatattgcaataaataaatcaggCAAAAATGGATTCCATTTCATTATTGTTAAATGCCCAAAACATATTCCATTTATTTACCTACACCGTATACTGCCTACTGCGGTAGCCTGAGGGCATCACATGGGTAACAAAAGTCAACCAACTCCATTGTAACTGTCTGGCAGTAAACATGGCCTAGACACCcacagccacgccccctcctTGGTTCTATTACCTCTGCCATTCCCCCAGTTGACTCGATGGCATTTCGTAGTGGTCCATTGTGAGCAGCACACACTGCTCCACCTCCAGGGCCTTTTGTGTGCTTCTGCTAATTTGGTGGCTTTTGTTGGTCCGATGCTCCAACTGGGGTGGTCACTCGCCTTGCCACGCCTCGCCTCCCTTCGTCCAATgcattttgttaatttctgGCCAGGGTGAGCCAGTAGAAGTCCCAGGTTCACAAAATGGATACACTTgagaaaatgtttataatagtCGAAGGCACATATTTGGACTAAGCCTAAAAgtgaaactattttaatttttaaagatggcatgtttttaaatgaacaGTAATGAATAAAATGTCTCTAAAATGATATTCACATACTTGCAACTTCAGCTTAAACTTTCAAAaagtattatattaaattctaTAGGGATTACATTTATATGACTTTCTTTTTCCAAACCTTTTAGTACTTTGGTACTTTTTAGATTGTTTTTCAAGTGTAAAAGCGTCGTTTCACTGTATGCAAATGCTCCGCATGAGCATTGTGCAACGCCAGTTGCAGTTCACACACAATCCACATTGTCGGAAGAAATAATCGCACTTAAATGCATTGCATTGTAGCAGCTTCTGAGGGCGAGCAGAGAGCAAAATACAAGTCACTGGCCTGTGGCCTCGTcttattgtgtttttattggatttttgggGCTGCACGTCTAACGAATTTGTGGTGCGTTTTGCAGTCGGAGGAGGACTTTTATTTTGTGACACTTTTATTGGAAACTACTCGGCCACAGATGAGAATGCGGTTTGATTGGGAAGCCACTTTAGAAAGAAAATTGAATCCAATAATCAGAGCCAATTGTCTGTGCAGCTTCCGCATCTGGCTGAAAcggggcgtatgcgtgatGCCGCACCGAAAGCATTAATGAAATTAAGTGCATAAATTTGAGCGGACTGCGAAAAATCCAAGGAGCGAGACACCCGACATACGTCTTCGCTGGCTTAGGCacttcatttattttgcagCAGAATTAAAAGGACTCGACACACGTTTGTGGCACCTGCCAAGCAAAAGCACCACCCTAACTCTCCATCGAGCCCTGTGACATGTCACATTATTAATTTCAAGATGGCGCGCACTCAATTTAAAAGGCAGCAGCGAGCGAGCCGGTGAAGAGCAgctcataatttatttcattaatttaatcaaCCTCCTTGGCACATGTCAACTGCATGAGCCCTCAAAAGAATGCCACACCTTTTTATGAAATCCGCGTGGGGGTGTTTACAGCTACGGTACAAATAATAGTAGCTCGatgtgtttttaatgtttttttgacTTTGCCTTTAAGTGAAAATGGATTTTTCACtacataaaacaattttaaccagaaaatggaattaaatataaaatcataatattaaatacaatgcatattaaattgtatgatttattattaaaacaatataaataaattgcgtAAACAGTCAAAtgaaaagtttacaaaagtttaaacatttattcaatttatatttaatttatttatatttaaaatacctaaaacccgcaatgaataaatattatagcgaaaaatatttaaatttagcctTACTAAGATATTTTACCAGTACATTAAATTT
This genomic window from Drosophila gunungcola strain Sukarami chromosome 3R, Dgunungcola_SK_2, whole genome shotgun sequence contains:
- the LOC128252825 gene encoding protein timeless homolog isoform X1 → MSVLLADLDATCAALGYSDGQKYQAEPDAAESLKHLIWILRRDLDNHEYRRHLGRAKVLQTDLVYMLPDYVHHEELSDLLIRLLVILTNPTLLLYREGAPKDNHGRKVFMELIDILQGYKAAFARDKIWSSLFEKLKQALEIDFAIRSEEQNLLIERILVLVRNVLQVPANPEAECRADNDASLHDQVIWALHQTGMLDLVLFVISSPDEEQFHLHGLEIVCLLYREQSAESLADASLQRSLSEKQRDQQELLAARRRERARRQARPPTGRHSRFGGTYVIRNMKSVSDRDVICHQALERVSAIDFDREKEQQKRSHRHIKEEAQVTRRSAFTVRLCLREYCIEVLRSAYNTLVRQVRRVLERNAGSSSHDDSYLLWAIRFFMEFNRLSGLQLQLVSESLSVQCFHWVLTRMQHDMDMIVSDKKQARLWAKRLHVALLTFRELLQSLLALQRLKDDNNARALFDMLLNNVCYVLEYRETVLHLLMNYNEAHSTKVFLRDVVETANVFIKMMERFCQDSVVVQDKRRGGGGGRKKKQPVAKSKPSTAPQPTEEELSSKWAELATEVCSLLSADLEMPEDEQPMPFDAASEKSIDDQREDCMIRINKLLRSEKLDQAVALLRAAREVWPENEVFGAISAAPEDELLLLREIFMYNITTAEAVEKENQSGDEKDEDDDLDNEEFEEQDNGLTEKTFKFDDIARRLLNPKIVRACTLVLSDWADIPTRSLKAAVTILHRIAYGCKCAGMLFQAKLFRIFQQVFSVERDVHQEELRRLAIFVVRKFVEVAPTNPKIYAELLFYKGIREANELESGYCDAYEAGTKGAWSEEQESELRFLFEENQRNPETDKDVIDWILDNLADKTRNRRTVLKKLKELGLLFKAPTKRSTKSAQGGKNLWQPEEDEELRSLYDQHRIEPDCLQRIVHEFADRRSKQQIIKRMLQIHLIADKSEILPAKTGKGRGKAKGKQAEIGGDGDGDGDEYDFVEEPMFEDEGYRKPNTKSRPKKAKKRQVVRTPLDVGTVRALIGQVNAEKYQSAIEWLQECIQDASEETEEPAEDDDGVPLLPLMQDQKDAMEDGDFQKVLVALGMQPPIAQMEAYWRIPTYLNAADLKVRSKILSGEEVDMEPEDQAAEDDEEVGSEEDEDFLEKHSRQRQENILAQQQQKLDSLMFNQSDDEAEQRAPPKSKAKPKAGEKKAKRKIKDKAKESKDSGDEGTYKTERQKPNTDDLFDHLRAKRATKIKLDDMVLNESTKAAQGADDDAFNFNSEDYRARLLELEDGDGDEDVDEEKQDEDGAANEDKENNTNKSVQRARRVNVIDSDSDNDDDGALPADDKTNKRPRSDDDRENEDEDEDKDSDEEANFLARKKPAKPVDGEPAKRRRLAIIDDDDEDDF
- the LOC128252825 gene encoding protein timeless homolog isoform X2 → MKSVSDRDVICHQALERVSAIDFDREKEQQKRSHRHIKEEAQVTRRSAFTVRLCLREYCIEVLRSAYNTLVRQVRRVLERNAGSSSHDDSYLLWAIRFFMEFNRLSGLQLQLVSESLSVQCFHWVLTRMQHDMDMIVSDKKQARLWAKRLHVALLTFRELLQSLLALQRLKDDNNARALFDMLLNNVCYVLEYRETVLHLLMNYNEAHSTKVFLRDVVETANVFIKMMERFCQDSVVVQDKRRGGGGGRKKKQPVAKSKPSTAPQPTEEELSSKWAELATEVCSLLSADLEMPEDEQPMPFDAASEKSIDDQREDCMIRINKLLRSEKLDQAVALLRAAREVWPENEVFGAISAAPEDELLLLREIFMYNITTAEAVEKENQSGDEKDEDDDLDNEEFEEQDNGLTEKTFKFDDIARRLLNPKIVRACTLVLSDWADIPTRSLKAAVTILHRIAYGCKCAGMLFQAKLFRIFQQVFSVERDVHQEELRRLAIFVVRKFVEVAPTNPKIYAELLFYKGIREANELESGYCDAYEAGTKGAWSEEQESELRFLFEENQRNPETDKDVIDWILDNLADKTRNRRTVLKKLKELGLLFKAPTKRSTKSAQGGKNLWQPEEDEELRSLYDQHRIEPDCLQRIVHEFADRRSKQQIIKRMLQIHLIADKSEILPAKTGKGRGKAKGKQAEIGGDGDGDGDEYDFVEEPMFEDEGYRKPNTKSRPKKAKKRQVVRTPLDVGTVRALIGQVNAEKYQSAIEWLQECIQDASEETEEPAEDDDGVPLLPLMQDQKDAMEDGDFQKVLVALGMQPPIAQMEAYWRIPTYLNAADLKVRSKILSGEEVDMEPEDQAAEDDEEVGSEEDEDFLEKHSRQRQENILAQQQQKLDSLMFNQSDDEAEQRAPPKSKAKPKAGEKKAKRKIKDKAKESKDSGDEGTYKTERQKPNTDDLFDHLRAKRATKIKLDDMVLNESTKAAQGADDDAFNFNSEDYRARLLELEDGDGDEDVDEEKQDEDGAANEDKENNTNKSVQRARRVNVIDSDSDNDDDGALPADDKTNKRPRSDDDRENEDEDEDKDSDEEANFLARKKPAKPVDGEPAKRRRLAIIDDDDEDDF